A genomic region of Nitrospirota bacterium contains the following coding sequences:
- a CDS encoding lipopolysaccharide biosynthesis protein, with protein MIDSSSVKTRFIVSVLSNTVRSVIGFFSGLLIARGLNPAGYGDMMFLLGSFVAVRTLLDMGTSSAFYTFISQRPRSRRFYLYYYAWLALQFVIPAVLIIVLLPNAMIEKVWLGHSRTIILLSFAAAFMQQQVWQTLNQIGEASRKTIRVQIICTAVAIGHLGLVFMLLAYDLLSVRMVFLLLIGEYPLAALWAFRFLRDKEATTGPDESGALSAGSLLKEYWLYCQPLAFLSLVAFLYEFADRWLLQRFGGPSQQGFYQIAYQFASVSLLATTSILNVFWKEIAEANARQDKQRLAALYHKVSRSLVMLGAVLSGFLIPWTEQIVAVLLGKSYLTAVPVLVIMFLYPIHQSMGQIGGTMLLAGGHTTAYTKMSIAMMLISLPLAYLVQAPTHGVTIPGLGLGAVGMALKMILLNILSVNILAWLIARYHGWKFEWLYQVIGIGLVMISGYAAKQGVGLFWQLSRSDAIRSLLPPFLTAGVFYLILVSIFIWMMPWLIGMDRQEMRHIVAQFKSALGVL; from the coding sequence ATGATAGATTCTTCGTCCGTAAAAACTCGATTCATCGTATCCGTGCTCTCGAACACCGTGCGTTCCGTGATCGGTTTCTTCAGCGGGCTCCTCATTGCACGCGGGCTGAACCCTGCGGGTTACGGAGACATGATGTTTCTGCTCGGGAGCTTCGTTGCTGTTCGGACGCTTCTGGATATGGGGACTTCCAGTGCTTTTTATACATTTATCTCGCAGCGACCCAGGAGCCGCCGGTTTTACCTTTATTACTATGCTTGGCTTGCGCTGCAATTTGTCATTCCCGCAGTCCTGATTATCGTGCTCCTGCCTAATGCGATGATCGAAAAGGTATGGCTGGGTCATTCACGTACGATTATTTTACTTTCCTTTGCTGCGGCTTTCATGCAGCAACAGGTATGGCAGACGTTGAACCAGATCGGAGAGGCGTCGAGAAAGACCATCCGGGTTCAGATCATTTGCACGGCAGTAGCGATTGGCCACCTTGGCCTTGTTTTCATGCTCCTTGCCTACGATCTTTTATCGGTCAGAATGGTGTTTCTGCTTTTGATCGGGGAATACCCGCTGGCAGCCCTCTGGGCGTTTCGGTTTTTACGGGATAAGGAGGCAACAACGGGGCCAGATGAGTCCGGGGCCCTCTCTGCCGGATCCCTGTTGAAGGAATACTGGTTATATTGTCAGCCTTTGGCTTTTTTATCATTGGTTGCCTTCTTGTATGAGTTTGCCGATCGCTGGCTACTTCAGCGCTTTGGAGGACCAAGCCAGCAAGGTTTTTACCAGATCGCCTATCAGTTCGCGAGTGTCAGTCTGTTGGCTACCACCTCCATCTTAAATGTCTTCTGGAAAGAGATCGCTGAGGCCAATGCACGCCAGGATAAGCAGCGTCTTGCCGCACTTTACCATAAAGTATCCCGTTCGCTCGTCATGCTCGGGGCGGTATTATCAGGCTTCCTGATTCCCTGGACCGAACAGATCGTTGCTGTCTTACTGGGAAAATCCTACCTCACGGCAGTGCCGGTATTAGTGATCATGTTTCTCTATCCGATTCACCAGTCCATGGGGCAGATCGGCGGGACCATGTTGCTGGCAGGAGGACACACTACGGCATACACGAAAATGAGCATTGCTATGATGCTGATCAGTCTTCCTTTGGCGTACTTGGTACAGGCCCCAACTCATGGAGTTACTATTCCCGGATTAGGACTCGGCGCCGTCGGGATGGCGCTCAAGATGATTTTATTGAACATCTTGTCTGTAAACATACTGGCATGGCTTATCGCCCGGTACCATGGCTGGAAATTCGAGTGGCTTTACCAAGTCATCGGCATCGGCCTGGTAATGATCTCAGGCTACGCGGCCAAGCAGGGAGTCGGTCTTTTCTGGCAACTTTCGCGCTCGGATGCGATAAGAAGTCTTCTGCCACCATTTCTCACCGCCGGTGTCTTCTATCTGATTCTAGTCTCGATCTTCATATGGATGATGCCGTGGCTTATCGGCATGGATCGTCAAGAGATGAGGCACATCGTTGCTCAATTCAAATCTGCGCTCGGGGTTCTTTGA
- a CDS encoding methyltransferase domain-containing protein produces MQNWTNDQLNHTIAQWDKAIEIYYPQYLKAWRDPREHYRSLHEEWNLLDAIKLIDWGKYINKSTCSVLDIGGGTGWLSAYLSKLDQVRNIFLLDSSEYFLTIMFPEIARLMDANTEKITPVLGLFSPILFDNESVDIVVASSSLHHSDNLENILKEAHRVIKEDGILFILNENPHGSFKYLLLIFKQFLSIMTNSVLRRYKTVSPSISSSGYLYDAYLGDRFYPRWYWEKAITTAGFDLLETIETPYLARKKDKKGTELVHFVCGKSSNRVGTSRNKG; encoded by the coding sequence ATGCAGAACTGGACCAATGATCAACTTAACCATACGATAGCTCAGTGGGACAAAGCAATCGAGATCTATTATCCGCAGTATTTAAAAGCATGGAGAGATCCCAGGGAGCACTACAGAAGCTTGCATGAGGAGTGGAATCTATTGGATGCGATCAAGCTGATAGACTGGGGGAAATATATCAATAAATCCACTTGCTCTGTGCTGGACATCGGTGGAGGCACCGGGTGGCTGAGTGCGTATTTATCAAAGTTAGACCAAGTCAGGAACATTTTTCTTCTTGATTCCAGTGAATATTTCTTAACGATAATGTTTCCCGAGATCGCGAGGCTAATGGATGCGAACACAGAAAAGATCACTCCGGTTCTTGGGTTATTCTCGCCCATTTTATTCGATAACGAGTCCGTCGATATCGTCGTGGCCAGTTCCTCATTACATCATAGCGACAATCTTGAAAATATTTTAAAAGAAGCACACCGTGTCATAAAAGAAGACGGCATCCTTTTTATATTAAATGAGAATCCCCACGGAAGCTTTAAATATCTTCTTTTAATTTTCAAACAATTTTTATCAATCATGACAAATTCCGTCCTCCGCCGCTACAAGACCGTATCGCCGTCCATCTCTTCCAGCGGATATCTCTATGATGCATATCTGGGCGATAGATTTTATCCGCGCTGGTATTGGGAAAAAGCGATCACTACAGCGGGCTTTGACCTGCTAGAAACAATAGAGACGCCGTACCTGGCACGAAAAAAAGACAAAAAAGGAACTGAATTAGTTCATTTTGTTTGTGGAAAATCGAGTAATCGGGTTGGCACCAGCCGAAATAAGGGTTGA